The following are encoded together in the Acidicapsa ligni genome:
- a CDS encoding 3-keto-disaccharide hydrolase, whose translation MMRIQLSRLLTSAALLAVAASALAQTTTPAPKPEDTEIWEPVPKVVTATPNFTPPPSDAIILFDGKNEDEWVSNKDKSPAQWVVANNVLTVSKSQGNIETKRSFKNYQLHLEWKVPASITGSGQARGNSGVFLASTGSGDAGYELQVLDSYNNKTYVNGMAGSMYKQAIPLANPGRKPGEWQSYDVMWTAPTFNEDGSVKTPAYVTVLFNGVLVENHFELKGETLYIGKPFYKKYDAAPIKLQAHGDKSEPMSFRNIWVRELN comes from the coding sequence ATGATGCGTATTCAGCTTTCGCGACTCCTTACGTCCGCGGCTCTGCTCGCCGTAGCCGCTTCCGCTTTGGCACAAACCACGACACCCGCTCCCAAGCCTGAAGATACGGAGATATGGGAGCCCGTCCCCAAGGTTGTCACCGCAACTCCAAACTTCACACCGCCCCCGTCCGATGCCATCATTCTCTTCGATGGCAAGAACGAAGACGAGTGGGTATCGAATAAGGACAAATCGCCAGCGCAATGGGTCGTTGCCAACAACGTTCTGACCGTAAGCAAGTCCCAGGGAAACATCGAGACCAAGCGCAGTTTCAAGAACTATCAGCTTCATCTCGAATGGAAAGTCCCGGCCAGCATCACCGGTTCCGGTCAGGCACGCGGCAACAGCGGCGTATTTCTGGCCTCTACCGGATCGGGCGATGCCGGTTATGAGTTGCAGGTTCTCGATTCGTATAACAACAAAACCTACGTGAACGGCATGGCGGGCAGCATGTATAAGCAGGCCATTCCGCTGGCAAATCCCGGTCGCAAACCCGGCGAGTGGCAGAGCTACGACGTAATGTGGACAGCGCCGACATTCAACGAAGACGGTTCGGTGAAAACTCCGGCCTATGTCACTGTGCTCTTCAACGGCGTCCTGGTGGAGAACCATTTCGAGTTGAAAGGCGAGACGCTCTACATAGGCAAGCCGTTCTACAAGAAGTATGACGCAGCTCCGATCAAGCTTCAGGCACACGGCGACAAAAGCGAACCAATGAGCTTCCGCAATATCTGGGTAAGGGAACTGAACTAA
- the eno gene encoding phosphopyruvate hydratase produces MTEIAAIRAREILDSRGNPTVEADVILESGALGRAAVPSGASTGEHEAVELRDGDKSHYLGKGVLQAVENVETIIAPELEGFDASNQRLLDFTMIALDGTPNKSKLGANAILAVSMAASRAVAQTLEIPLYRYLGGANACILPTPMMNILNGGAHADSNVDFQEFMVMPVGAERFSDALRWGTEVFHTLKGVLKKKGYNTAVGDEGGFAPSLTSNSEAIELILEAIHLAGYKPGEQIAIALDPAASEFYDKDKKKYVFKKSDKRELTSEQMASFWDDWSRQYPIVSIEDGLAEDDWEGWRSLTEKAGGRIQLVGDDLFVTNVQRLQQGIDEGVANSILIKVNQIGTVTETFEAIELGRRYGYTSIISHRSGETEDTFIADLAVATGAGQIKTGSASRTDRIAKYNQLLRIEEELGQGANFLGIESINYNV; encoded by the coding sequence ATGACTGAAATTGCAGCAATTCGCGCCCGTGAAATTCTCGATTCGCGCGGCAATCCTACTGTAGAAGCAGACGTTATTCTTGAATCCGGCGCTCTCGGCCGCGCAGCAGTTCCCTCGGGAGCCTCCACCGGCGAACATGAAGCCGTGGAACTCCGCGATGGAGACAAGAGCCATTACCTGGGCAAGGGCGTATTACAAGCTGTTGAAAATGTAGAAACCATCATTGCCCCCGAACTCGAAGGCTTTGACGCCAGCAACCAGCGCCTTCTTGACTTCACGATGATCGCGCTCGATGGCACCCCGAACAAATCCAAGCTCGGCGCCAACGCCATTCTTGCTGTTTCCATGGCCGCCAGCCGCGCCGTTGCCCAGACTCTCGAAATCCCGCTCTACCGCTATCTCGGCGGCGCCAACGCCTGCATCCTGCCCACACCGATGATGAACATCCTCAACGGCGGCGCGCACGCAGACAGCAATGTAGACTTTCAGGAATTCATGGTTATGCCGGTTGGCGCAGAGCGTTTCTCTGACGCACTTCGCTGGGGCACCGAGGTCTTCCACACCCTCAAAGGCGTGCTGAAGAAGAAGGGCTACAACACCGCAGTTGGCGATGAAGGCGGATTCGCTCCTTCACTCACCTCCAACTCCGAGGCCATCGAACTCATTCTCGAAGCCATCCACCTCGCAGGCTACAAGCCCGGCGAACAGATCGCCATCGCTCTCGATCCGGCCGCGAGCGAGTTCTACGACAAAGACAAGAAGAAGTACGTCTTCAAGAAGAGTGACAAGCGCGAACTCACCAGCGAGCAGATGGCCAGCTTCTGGGATGATTGGTCCCGCCAATACCCCATCGTCAGCATTGAAGACGGCCTGGCCGAAGACGATTGGGAAGGCTGGCGCTCACTCACCGAAAAGGCAGGCGGCCGCATCCAGCTCGTCGGAGACGATCTTTTCGTCACCAACGTGCAGCGTCTGCAGCAGGGCATCGATGAAGGCGTAGCCAACTCGATCCTGATCAAGGTCAACCAGATCGGCACCGTAACCGAGACCTTCGAAGCGATTGAACTTGGCCGCCGCTACGGCTATACCAGCATCATTTCGCATCGCAGCGGCGAAACCGAAGACACCTTCATCGCCGACCTCGCAGTCGCCACCGGAGCAGGCCAGATCAAGACCGGCTCAGCCTCGCGCACCGACCGCATCGCCAAGTACAACCAGCTTCTTCGCATTGAAGAAGAGCTGGGTCAGGGCGCAAACTTCCTCGGCATCGAAAGCATCAACTACAACGTATAA
- a CDS encoding DUF456 domain-containing protein yields the protein MHKQKLALTMIASASLTLASAAMAQQQTSQPSTYQGVSQPPQDVVETTPDAKPSAAVVAQPAPPPPMQQAAPDAGNARQTYSGSAYSSYPTPQPLMERQQIADPDGDIVHPQPAGPGQLMEGATIRVRLSERLSSTESEKGEPFHGQVASDVLQNGRVLIPAGSGIEGRVTAVSAGHFGGHGSFRLRPEAVILPDGSRYALHAETTGTPGSKTRIGGEGSINPGSRAKKDGIEYGSVVGAGAITGAVLGGPVGALTGSLVGAGIVTTHLMVDHPQATLEPGSVLLFTLTEPMNLTPFNN from the coding sequence ATGCATAAGCAAAAGCTAGCTTTGACCATGATTGCTTCCGCGTCGCTGACTCTGGCGAGTGCCGCAATGGCACAACAGCAGACGAGCCAGCCGAGCACGTATCAGGGCGTGTCCCAGCCGCCCCAGGACGTAGTTGAGACGACTCCGGATGCCAAGCCTTCGGCGGCTGTTGTAGCCCAGCCTGCTCCGCCGCCACCGATGCAGCAGGCCGCTCCGGATGCAGGGAATGCCAGGCAGACCTATTCGGGTTCGGCTTACTCGTCCTATCCCACACCGCAGCCGTTGATGGAGCGCCAGCAGATTGCCGATCCGGATGGAGATATTGTGCATCCGCAACCGGCTGGGCCGGGGCAGTTGATGGAAGGTGCAACGATTCGTGTGCGATTGAGTGAACGGCTTTCAAGCACGGAGAGCGAAAAGGGCGAACCGTTCCACGGTCAGGTTGCGAGTGATGTTCTGCAGAATGGCAGGGTGCTGATTCCTGCTGGCTCCGGAATTGAGGGCCGCGTGACTGCCGTTTCGGCTGGCCACTTTGGCGGACACGGCAGCTTTCGTCTGAGGCCGGAGGCCGTGATTCTGCCCGATGGTTCGCGATATGCGCTGCATGCGGAGACAACGGGTACTCCAGGATCGAAGACGAGGATTGGCGGCGAAGGAAGCATCAATCCTGGTTCGCGGGCAAAGAAGGATGGCATCGAATACGGCTCGGTTGTAGGAGCCGGTGCAATTACCGGTGCTGTGCTTGGAGGGCCGGTCGGAGCACTGACGGGCAGCCTGGTTGGCGCAGGCATCGTGACAACGCATCTGATGGTGGATCATCCGCAGGCTACGCTGGAGCCGGGTTCCGTGCTGCTATTTACCCTTACCGAGCCGATGAATCTTACGCCCTTCAACAACTAA
- a CDS encoding OmpA family protein translates to MTMQKMSVSLSVSVMAIALAGVTGCATKNYVKNQTAPIIDQTNQLNDKTAQNNRDIKSTDERATAGIAKAQGAADSATQNAQGAQKSAGDAENAANDAVHRADSLASVVAGLDNYQAIGNVSVTFGFDKAALTKDDKAQLDTFAATLATAKSYIVEVTGGTDSTGNADYNYALSQRRADAVVQYIASKYSIPAHRFYLIGIGKDKEVADNSTREGRAKNRRVDIRLLSNTGARTTDASAPVGAQGSL, encoded by the coding sequence ATGACAATGCAAAAAATGAGTGTTTCACTTTCTGTTTCAGTGATGGCAATTGCTCTTGCAGGCGTCACCGGTTGCGCCACCAAGAATTACGTGAAGAATCAGACCGCTCCGATCATCGATCAGACCAATCAGCTCAACGATAAGACCGCGCAAAACAACCGCGATATCAAGAGCACAGACGAACGCGCCACCGCTGGCATCGCCAAGGCACAAGGCGCAGCAGATTCCGCCACGCAAAATGCCCAGGGAGCCCAGAAATCCGCAGGGGATGCCGAGAATGCTGCCAACGATGCCGTTCATCGTGCAGACTCCCTCGCCAGCGTTGTAGCCGGTCTGGACAACTATCAGGCCATCGGCAATGTTTCCGTGACCTTCGGCTTCGATAAGGCCGCACTCACCAAGGACGACAAAGCCCAGCTCGATACCTTCGCCGCGACCCTCGCAACCGCCAAGAGCTACATCGTAGAAGTCACGGGCGGCACCGACTCCACCGGCAACGCCGACTACAACTACGCGCTCAGCCAACGTCGCGCGGACGCAGTTGTCCAGTACATCGCGTCGAAGTATTCGATCCCTGCCCACCGCTTCTACCTGATCGGCATCGGCAAGGATAAGGAAGTCGCCGACAACAGCACCCGCGAAGGCCGCGCCAAGAATCGTCGCGTAGACATTCGCCTGCTCTCGAACACCGGCGCCAGGACAACGGACGCCTCTGCACCCGTAGGCGCCCAGGGCAGCCTCTAA
- the pyrE gene encoding orotate phosphoribosyltransferase yields the protein MNNSTYKSQLLTLLSRISFRLGQFTLSSGGTSDYYIDCRTTTLHAEGGRLTGHAVLELLDEHGIDADAVGGLTMGADPIVSNVATASAWNAQVDPEYPLVHGFLVRKAEKAHGTGRRIEGFLREGARVVIVDDVCTTGASTINAIQAAKDAGMVVAAVVCLVERQEAGGRPAVEAAAGDAPFLALFTANDVRAEHIKTASV from the coding sequence ATGAATAATTCTACGTACAAATCGCAATTGCTTACGCTGCTGTCCAGGATCAGCTTTCGGCTGGGGCAGTTTACGCTTTCTTCCGGTGGAACGAGCGACTACTACATCGATTGCCGGACGACGACTCTCCATGCCGAGGGCGGACGGCTTACGGGCCATGCCGTATTGGAGTTGCTGGACGAGCACGGTATCGATGCCGACGCGGTTGGCGGATTGACGATGGGAGCTGACCCGATTGTTTCGAACGTTGCCACGGCGAGTGCGTGGAATGCCCAGGTCGATCCGGAGTATCCGCTGGTGCATGGATTCCTGGTGCGCAAGGCAGAGAAGGCGCATGGAACTGGACGCCGGATTGAGGGATTTCTTCGCGAAGGTGCGCGCGTGGTGATTGTGGATGATGTCTGCACGACTGGCGCTTCGACAATCAATGCAATTCAGGCAGCCAAAGATGCCGGCATGGTTGTGGCGGCGGTGGTTTGCCTGGTAGAGCGGCAGGAGGCAGGCGGACGGCCTGCGGTAGAGGCGGCTGCGGGCGATGCTCCATTCCTCGCACTCTTTACGGCGAACGATGTACGGGCAGAGCACATCAAAACGGCTTCCGTTTAG
- the uvrC gene encoding excinuclease ABC subunit UvrC gives MDFYEKIRTLPTQPGVYLYKNAAGEVIYVGKARNLRSRVKSYLLATNQANAKTGRLMREAVDLDYILVANEMEALALENNLIKQRKPRFNILLRDDKTYPYVKLTLGDRYPKVFVTRRLRKDGSAYYGPYFPGNLAYRVVDLIHRSFLIPSCKVDLSRYHPRACLQYYIHRCLGPCVQDFTTPETYAGAVKDTQLFLEGKSAELERSLTGRMMAAAEAEQFERAARYRDLISTVHQLEEKQRIATTDSDDADVFGYHFENGCIAANLFHIRSGKIVDRREFFWEELPEFLTSAVVEESAGDDVSPEKIQEDAAEVEAPVFHAGQFFSALLKQLYIDQSYVPRSILVPVDFDDRESLCTLLTERTGHRIELAVPQRGDKRSLIDLAGQNAKQSYTQRFRVLEPSRKVIQEALADALMLPELPKRIECFDISHIQGAETVASLVVWEDGAMKKSDYRKFQIKTVSGVDDFASMREVVHRRYKRLKEEGKPMPSLILIDGGLGQLHSAGDALEELGYTTQPLASIAKREEVIYVYGNEDDPVVLDRRSPVLHLVQLIRDESHRFAIGYHRKRREMRDRDSELLAIPGVGQLMRQRLLTHFGSLRDVQQATAESLAAVVPRKTADAIWNHFHPAEAGAAGLIVLK, from the coding sequence ATGGACTTTTACGAGAAAATTCGGACTTTACCTACGCAGCCTGGGGTGTATCTGTACAAGAACGCCGCAGGTGAGGTGATCTATGTAGGCAAGGCGCGGAACCTGCGTTCGCGGGTGAAGAGCTACCTGCTGGCAACTAATCAGGCGAATGCAAAAACCGGCAGGCTGATGCGCGAGGCTGTCGATCTCGACTACATCCTGGTGGCGAACGAGATGGAGGCGCTGGCGCTTGAGAACAACCTGATCAAGCAGCGCAAGCCTCGATTCAACATCCTGCTGCGGGATGATAAGACGTATCCGTATGTGAAGCTGACGCTGGGCGATCGGTATCCGAAGGTGTTTGTTACACGTCGGCTGCGCAAGGATGGATCAGCGTATTACGGGCCGTATTTTCCGGGGAACCTGGCGTATCGCGTGGTGGATCTGATCCATCGCAGCTTTCTGATTCCGAGCTGCAAGGTAGATCTGTCGCGGTATCATCCGCGGGCGTGTTTGCAGTACTACATTCATCGCTGCCTGGGGCCGTGTGTGCAGGATTTTACGACTCCGGAGACATACGCTGGCGCGGTGAAGGACACGCAGCTTTTTCTTGAGGGCAAGAGCGCGGAGCTGGAGCGTTCGTTGACTGGGCGCATGATGGCGGCGGCTGAGGCCGAGCAGTTTGAGCGGGCAGCGAGATATCGGGATTTGATCTCGACGGTGCATCAACTGGAGGAGAAGCAGCGCATTGCTACTACGGATTCCGATGATGCGGATGTGTTTGGTTATCACTTCGAGAATGGATGCATTGCGGCGAATCTGTTCCATATTCGATCGGGAAAGATTGTCGACCGGCGCGAGTTTTTCTGGGAGGAATTACCGGAGTTTCTTACCAGCGCTGTGGTAGAAGAAAGCGCTGGAGACGATGTTTCTCCGGAGAAGATACAGGAAGACGCGGCTGAGGTTGAGGCGCCGGTATTTCATGCCGGGCAATTCTTCTCTGCTCTACTGAAGCAGCTTTATATCGATCAGAGTTATGTGCCGCGTTCGATCCTGGTGCCGGTTGATTTTGACGACCGTGAATCGCTGTGTACGTTGCTGACAGAGCGCACGGGACATCGCATTGAGCTGGCCGTGCCGCAGCGAGGGGATAAGCGTTCGCTGATCGATCTGGCGGGGCAGAATGCGAAGCAGTCGTATACCCAGCGCTTTCGTGTGCTGGAACCATCGCGCAAGGTAATTCAGGAGGCGCTGGCGGATGCGCTGATGCTGCCGGAGTTGCCGAAGCGGATTGAGTGCTTTGATATTTCGCATATTCAGGGTGCGGAAACAGTGGCTTCGCTGGTGGTCTGGGAAGATGGCGCGATGAAGAAGTCGGACTATCGCAAGTTCCAGATCAAGACGGTTTCGGGTGTGGATGACTTTGCTTCGATGCGCGAGGTCGTTCACCGACGCTACAAGCGATTGAAGGAAGAAGGCAAGCCGATGCCTTCGCTGATCCTGATTGATGGCGGGCTGGGACAGTTGCATTCGGCGGGCGATGCTTTGGAAGAGCTGGGTTATACGACTCAGCCGCTGGCTTCGATTGCCAAGCGTGAAGAAGTTATCTACGTGTACGGCAATGAGGATGATCCAGTGGTGCTGGATCGGCGGTCACCGGTGCTGCACCTGGTGCAACTGATTCGCGATGAGAGCCACAGATTTGCGATTGGGTATCATCGCAAGCGGCGCGAGATGCGGGATCGCGATTCGGAGCTGTTGGCGATTCCGGGTGTGGGGCAGCTTATGCGGCAGCGGCTGTTGACGCACTTTGGAAGCCTGCGCGATGTGCAGCAGGCTACTGCCGAGTCCCTGGCTGCGGTGGTGCCGCGCAAGACGGCTGACGCGATATGGAATCACTTCCATCCGGCTGAAGCTGGTGCGGCAGGCTTAATCGTATTGAAGTAG
- a CDS encoding PP2C family protein-serine/threonine phosphatase translates to MTVPVWLMLACLLTSHAFAQSSSAKTTVLTDSNQNSITVSTREQMTVPAAIHGAIKLDGPWRFHTGDDPGWADPSFDDSSWEKINLTSSLAEQGIDSYYGYGWYRLRIRPVPIPDSGQIALSLLVMPFGVGQSEVFINNVHQASTRGMSESPKMYLSPPYGVQLTQVAPDGTIVIAIRTWASVPVTHGLLDRVEIGDTQSIVEEITSERAHEWDQHVLAAVLVSFLFLCVAALGATLYLAQRNHSEYLWLSLLCLSVAIMGAIDFLYAAAFVSLPAFNILDLWAGRIFMAVTLEFVLRFTASEYRRLVRGVQIAVLLLPFIAWIPVPLVYTYLSFAARFVFCALVVALLFRAWRRGRLEAGVMLLPFILAATADSTDTVLDYAASQHWLSERFASHRFHFGPIEFSTSTVAYLVFLGSLIAVILYRFVHVSQEEQRTAAEIEAARSVQALLIPTRLPSSKSFSLDSAYLPINGVGGDFFQVLPLQDDSILLVVGDVSGKGLQAAMSASSLVGALRNELAHDPAVVLSHLNQVMLGNPTVESANSVASFATCLCARVYPSGKMVIANAGHLSPYRDGREMELAPDLPLGVIANITYEEATFQLKPGDRLIFLSDGVVEATNPQGELFGFERTQQVSHEAARYIAQIAQRFGQTDDITVVSLYFVPNAAHRVEHEAVAVH, encoded by the coding sequence GTGACAGTACCGGTCTGGCTGATGCTCGCCTGCCTTCTGACTTCCCATGCCTTTGCCCAGTCATCCTCAGCCAAAACAACTGTCCTGACCGATTCCAATCAGAACTCAATCACCGTCAGCACTCGCGAGCAGATGACCGTTCCAGCCGCGATCCACGGCGCCATCAAGCTCGACGGTCCCTGGCGTTTTCACACCGGCGACGACCCCGGCTGGGCAGATCCCTCCTTCGACGACTCCAGTTGGGAAAAGATCAATCTCACTTCATCGCTCGCCGAGCAGGGAATCGACAGCTACTACGGCTACGGCTGGTATCGCCTGCGCATTCGCCCCGTGCCCATACCCGACTCCGGCCAGATCGCACTGTCTCTACTCGTCATGCCCTTCGGAGTAGGCCAGTCAGAGGTATTCATCAACAACGTGCACCAGGCATCCACACGAGGCATGTCTGAGAGTCCGAAAATGTATCTTTCCCCGCCCTACGGAGTGCAACTCACCCAGGTCGCACCCGACGGCACCATCGTCATCGCCATCCGCACCTGGGCCAGCGTGCCCGTTACGCATGGCCTGCTGGATCGCGTCGAGATCGGCGATACCCAAAGCATCGTCGAAGAAATCACCTCCGAGCGAGCCCACGAATGGGATCAGCATGTGCTCGCGGCGGTTCTCGTCAGCTTCCTCTTTCTCTGCGTGGCAGCACTCGGAGCAACCCTCTATCTTGCGCAACGCAATCATTCCGAATATCTCTGGCTCTCTCTTCTCTGTCTTTCCGTCGCCATCATGGGCGCGATTGACTTCCTCTATGCCGCAGCCTTCGTGAGCCTGCCGGCCTTCAATATTCTCGACCTGTGGGCGGGCCGCATCTTCATGGCCGTCACATTGGAGTTCGTCCTCCGTTTCACCGCCAGCGAATACCGCAGGCTCGTTCGCGGAGTGCAGATCGCAGTGCTCTTACTGCCTTTCATCGCGTGGATTCCCGTACCTTTGGTCTACACCTATCTTTCATTCGCCGCACGGTTTGTCTTCTGCGCACTGGTCGTTGCTCTGCTCTTCCGCGCCTGGCGTCGAGGGCGTCTTGAGGCCGGAGTCATGCTCCTCCCATTCATCCTCGCAGCCACTGCGGATTCAACCGATACCGTGCTCGACTACGCAGCCTCGCAGCACTGGCTCTCGGAACGTTTCGCCTCGCACCGCTTTCATTTCGGCCCTATCGAATTCAGCACCAGCACTGTGGCTTACCTGGTTTTCCTCGGCAGCCTCATCGCCGTCATCCTCTATCGCTTTGTCCACGTCAGTCAGGAAGAGCAACGCACCGCTGCCGAAATAGAAGCAGCGCGCAGCGTACAGGCCCTTCTGATTCCGACTCGTCTCCCGTCCAGCAAAAGCTTCTCCCTCGACAGCGCCTATCTGCCTATCAACGGAGTCGGCGGCGACTTCTTCCAGGTCTTGCCCCTGCAGGATGACTCCATACTGCTCGTGGTCGGCGATGTCAGCGGCAAAGGTCTGCAGGCCGCGATGAGCGCCAGCAGCCTCGTCGGTGCCCTGCGTAACGAACTCGCGCACGACCCCGCAGTCGTTCTCTCCCATCTCAATCAGGTCATGCTCGGCAATCCCACCGTAGAGAGCGCCAACTCCGTCGCCAGCTTCGCCACCTGCCTCTGTGCTCGCGTCTATCCCTCCGGCAAAATGGTGATCGCCAACGCCGGTCATCTCAGCCCCTACCGCGATGGCCGCGAAATGGAACTGGCTCCCGACCTGCCGCTAGGCGTCATTGCCAATATCACTTACGAAGAAGCAACCTTCCAGCTCAAGCCCGGCGACCGCCTCATCTTCCTCTCCGACGGAGTGGTCGAAGCCACCAATCCCCAAGGCGAACTCTTCGGCTTCGAACGCACCCAGCAGGTCAGCCACGAAGCCGCCCGTTATATAGCGCAGATAGCCCAGCGCTTTGGCCAGACCGACGACATCACAGTGGTCTCTCTCTACTTCGTCCCCAACGCCGCCCACCGCGTAGAGCACGAGGCGGTAGCCGTTCATTAA